From Verrucomicrobia bacterium S94, the proteins below share one genomic window:
- a CDS encoding CopG family transcriptional regulator, with protein MNRRLGFVGLIVEEREKNAAAVNKVLSDYGDLILARTGVPCRDRNCSAITLVIDADTDQLGSLTGKLGRLPGVSVKSMLSKTSSAGS; from the coding sequence ATGAATAGACGTCTGGGCTTTGTGGGCCTGATTGTTGAAGAGCGCGAAAAAAATGCGGCGGCGGTGAATAAGGTGTTGTCGGATTACGGTGACCTCATTCTTGCGCGCACCGGAGTGCCGTGTCGGGATCGCAACTGCTCTGCCATTACGCTGGTGATTGACGCGGATACGGATCAGCTGGGTTCGCTTACCGGAAAGCTCGGGCGCCTTCCCGGAGTTTCCGTTAAATCGATGCTCAGTAAAACATCAAGTGCCGGATCGTAA